The Rosa rugosa chromosome 1, drRosRugo1.1, whole genome shotgun sequence genomic sequence TGCTAGACATATCCAAGGCATTATCATTCCGTGGCCTCAAAGTAACCATCATCACCACCCCATTAAACGCACCGTTCATCCACTCCAAAGTCTCAGACCACATCTCATCAATCTCAGTCTCAGTCATCCCATTTCCAATTGTTCCAGACTTGCCACAAGGCTGTGAAAACACTGCTAATCTTCCTTCGGTTTCGCTAGACATATTAGCTTCCTTCATCACAGCCACCAAAAACATGAAGCAGCATTTTGAAGCTCTTCTTAAGGAGATGGTCGAAACTGGTTCCCGCCCAATTTGTGTAATCTCTGACTTCTTCCTCTATTGGACTCTCGACACATGTCGCTCTTTTAACATTCCTAGGGTTGTGTCTCATGGAATGGGGGTGTTACCCATGTTGATTCTCAAGCATAATTCCGACCCATGCAAAACGTCGTCTGAGTTTGACGTCATAGAGTTACCAAGTTTGACACTTCCATTCACATTGAACGGGTCAGACCTGCCCGTTTGTGACCCTGATGATCCGTTTACCAGGGTCATATTAGAGGTTGAGGAAGCAGACAAGAATAGCTGGGGTGTGATTGTGAATAGCTTTCAAGAGCTCGAAGGTGAGTACGTGACCGCATTGGAAGGTTTGTACTACAAAGAGGCCAGGGCATGGTGCGTGGGGTCAGTTTTGCTCTACGATTATATTCAAGAGCAATCTAGAGCGTCCGATGGTAAGAGTCAATCCTGCGGTCCGTACATCGAGTGGCTGGATAAGCAAGAGGGAACCAGTGTGGTGATCTACGTGTCATTTGGTACACAAGCGCGATTGTCCAACGAACAGATGGACGAGATTGCTTATGGACTAGAGATGGCGGGGCAACGCTTCATTTGGGTTGTCGGATCATCAGGGATGTGGGTTCCAGATGAAGGGTGGATGAGAAGGGTGGAAGGGAGAGGGTTGGTTGTACGTGATTGGGTAGACCAGCGGAGTATCCTAGCGCACCCGAAGGTGGGCGGGTTTGTGAGTCATTGTGGGTGGAACTCAGTGTTGGAGAGCTTGTCAATGGGGGTGCCACTATTAGCTTGGCCAATCGAAGCGGAGCAACCATTGAACGCCAAGTTCGTTGCAATGGGGCTCAAAGCAGGGCTGATGGTTTCAGAAGAGAGGGTCAAGACTATTGATAGGCATGTGATATGTGATGGAGTGAAGGAGTTGATGGAAAGTGAGAAAGGGAAGAGTGCTAGGGAAAGGGCAAGAGAATTAGGGACAATGGCTTGGAATGCTGTCAAGAAAGGTGGTTCGTCTGATGAAAAATTGGATGAATTGATCAATCGACTCATTGACATCAAGAGGGATTAAAAGCATCTTGACATTACATTGACCATTGATATGGTTAACCAAAAGATTCATGCTAAAATGCATTCATCATTCATATTGAACTCCTCAAACCAAACCACATAATAAGTTCATGCGGTACGCTTTATCAAAAAAATGCGTTCCTCCATAGAATTACTCTTTCATATAATTGTCATGATTCAAGGAAGAGTTTTCATAATTTGGCCCTAAATATTGACAATGACACCACGAATTCACCACCTTCACTTCTCACAAATTTCGAGCTACAACAATTATGTCTGGATCAAAAGGTTAAAATGTATAATCAGCTGTCGTTTTCTGGATCTTCTGGATCAAAATCCTTAACCTTCACATCAGCATCTTCTCCGAACTGAATCGAGGTATCAATTTGAGCCAATACATATTTTATGCTGcaaaaaaacaagaaacaatTTTGCTCTCCATATAAGacaccaaaaaaataataataataagactACTAAAGTCTCACATGGAAACAGCATGAAAAATATCCCTAAATCAAAACTCCATCCACCATTAAAAAATGTAAAACATAACAGAACGTTTATATCCTTGAAACTaattagaaaaccaaaaactttGAGTGTTCTGCTGCCAATACTAGATTCACTTGATAAGTTTTCTACAATGAAAATAAAGCAAGATAAGATATGAATGACTAGCCCCCACCAGCCCTTTTTTCGGACTCTGTCTCAAGAAATTACAGAAACCAG encodes the following:
- the LOC133731339 gene encoding UDP-glucose flavonoid 3-O-glucosyltransferase 7-like; the encoded protein is MAASSPPHVVIFPFMAQGHTLPLLDISKALSFRGLKVTIITTPLNAPFIHSKVSDHISSISVSVIPFPIVPDLPQGCENTANLPSVSLDILASFITATKNMKQHFEALLKEMVETGSRPICVISDFFLYWTLDTCRSFNIPRVVSHGMGVLPMLILKHNSDPCKTSSEFDVIELPSLTLPFTLNGSDLPVCDPDDPFTRVILEVEEADKNSWGVIVNSFQELEGEYVTALEGLYYKEARAWCVGSVLLYDYIQEQSRASDGKSQSCGPYIEWLDKQEGTSVVIYVSFGTQARLSNEQMDEIAYGLEMAGQRFIWVVGSSGMWVPDEGWMRRVEGRGLVVRDWVDQRSILAHPKVGGFVSHCGWNSVLESLSMGVPLLAWPIEAEQPLNAKFVAMGLKAGLMVSEERVKTIDRHVICDGVKELMESEKGKSARERARELGTMAWNAVKKGGSSDEKLDELINRLIDIKRD